GTTCGTGCCGATCTCTTCGCGCAGTTCGCGCATGACGGCGATGGCGGGGTCTTCGCCGGGGTCGATCCCGCCCTGAGGCAACTGCCAGGGATGGCTGAGCACGGCCTGATGCTCGAGGCGGCGCGCGATCAGGATTTTGCCGGCGTGGTTGAACAGGGCGGCACCGACATTGGGCCGGTATGGCAGGGACGAAGGATCGGTCATGGCGATCCTGCGGCGCTCGCTCCGGGATCGGCGAGGGTGCTTACCGGCACGAGGCTGACATGGCTGGTCGAGGGCGAGCGCAGCCATGCGGCCAGAGTTGCGATGCCCGCGCGGGTCGGTTCGGTGATCACGCCGATCGCGCTGCCTTTGGCGATGGCGGTCGAAACCAGCAGGTTGAGGTCGTTGGTGATTGCCGATGTGCCGGAGTCGGGGTCGATCACGATGGTGGCGGACCGGCCTGTCACGCCGGATGGCAGGGATGCGCCGGGGGTTGCGGCGACGAGGAACAGGCCGCTCGCCGAAATCTGGCCGGCGAGCCAGGACGCGGCGTGGGGGTGGGTCATGAAGGTTTCGGGAACCGTCATGCCGATCGCATCGGTGACGCCGGCATAGCCCTGGATGCGCGAGAGGGCCCAGTCCAGCCGTTTGAGATTGGTTGCGGGCGAGGCGCCGGCGTGCAGGGCCTGATCGCCTTCGGTGATGTCGGGCGAATTATTTACCTGCATCGGCAGGCCGAGAATGGTCTCGTGGCCGGCCTTGCGCGCCGCGAGGGTGAGGGCGGCGTCGTGGGCGCCGTAGGGCGAGAGACCGAGCGAAACCGCGGGGGGCAGGGTTTTGACCGCAGCGAGACCCGGCGCGAGGGCGTAGCCGAGCCCTGCCACCAGGATCGCGATTTCGGGCTTGCCGGCAGTGGCGGCGGCGGCGGGCCTTGCGGCGTAGTAGCGCATCGGGGTGATGCCGTAGGGGCCGGGATGGGGGATTTTCCAGGCGGGATCGACCGCCGAGGCGGCGAGCAGCATGGGGCTCGGGGCCGGGATCGCGCCATCCGCCTGCCGTGCCGGCAAAGTTACGGGGGGTTTGATCGGGCCGAGATATTGCAGATAGGCGGCACCCGCGATCACCACGAGGCCGAAACCGCCCCAGAAGAGTTTCAGCGCGCGGGGAACCGGGGTGGTTACGCGGTCCATCGTGTCCGGTTCAATGGGCGGCCTGACCGGTGCCTTCCTGAGCCATGGCCGAGGCGAGTTTCAGGGCCATCTGCAACTGGTAGTCGGTTGCGGGCTTGCCGGGGACCAGTTTGGGCCAGGATGCCGGGGGCCGGGGCGCGATGGATTTGGCCATCGGCGGCAGGACGAGCTTGGGCGGCAGGATCGGCGTTTTCATCCCGGACGGATTGTGGAAGGCGTTGGGCATGTCGGCTTCGCGGATCTTCGGGAAATGGTTTTTCGAGTTCTTGCTCTCATGAACCTCGATATCGGGCTGCACGCCGTAATCCTGCAGCGATTTTCCCGAGGGCGTGTAGTAGAGCGCGGTGGTCAGGCGCAGGGCGCCGTGGCCGGGGATGGTGAAGATCGTCTGCACCGAGCCTTTGCCGAAGCTGCGGGTGCCCATCACCACAGCGCGGCGGTTCTGCTGCAAGGCGGCGCTCACGATTTCCGCCGCCGAGGCGGTGCCGGAATTGATCAGGATGACGATCGGCTTGCCATGGGCGATATCGCCTGCATGGGCGTACCAGACCTCGTCATCCGATGAATGGCGGCCATGGGTCGAGACGATTTCGCCGGAATTCAGGAAATCATCGGCGACTGCGATGCCCTGATTGAGCAGGCCGCCGGGGTTGTTGCGCAGATCGAGCA
This sequence is a window from Acidiphilium acidophilum. Protein-coding genes within it:
- a CDS encoding divergent polysaccharide deacetylase family protein; this translates as MDRVTTPVPRALKLFWGGFGLVVIAGAAYLQYLGPIKPPVTLPARQADGAIPAPSPMLLAASAVDPAWKIPHPGPYGITPMRYYAARPAAAATAGKPEIAILVAGLGYALAPGLAAVKTLPPAVSLGLSPYGAHDAALTLAARKAGHETILGLPMQVNNSPDITEGDQALHAGASPATNLKRLDWALSRIQGYAGVTDAIGMTVPETFMTHPHAASWLAGQISASGLFLVAATPGASLPSGVTGRSATIVIDPDSGTSAITNDLNLLVSTAIAKGSAIGVITEPTRAGIATLAAWLRSPSTSHVSLVPVSTLADPGASAAGSP